Part of the Vagococcus jeotgali genome, TATTTTAGAGTGGCTAACTTGATTTTACAACTAAGCAAGTATAATAAGTAACTAAAAAATTATATTTCTACTTTAAAGACTCTCCATTTGTAAGAATTACTTTTTTATACCATTCAAATGATTTTTTTTTGATACGTTTACCACTACCATTTCCATTATCATCTAAATCTACAAAAATAAATCCATATCGTTTTGACATTTCACCAGTTGAAGCACTAACAAGATCAATCGGAGCCCAAGATAAATAACCAAAACAATCAACATAATCTTCCTCTATTGCCTTCATCATTTCTTTGATATGAGATTCTAAATATGAAATTCTATAATCATCTTCTATGATATTTCCTGGCAATAACGTATCCTCTGCTCCAAAACCATTCTCAGTAATAATCATAGGTAGTTGATAGCGTCGATACAACCAATTCATCGTATACCTAAAACCAACTGGATCAATTGCCCACCCCCACTCTGATAACTCAAGATATTTATTTTGAATTCCACCAAACAAAGCTTCATTCTCGGATTCTTCATTTGGAGTCACACTTGACATATAATAATTTAACCCCATAAAATCTAATGTTCCATTTCTAAAGTCAGCCTTATCAGATTCCTCTATCTCAAGTTGAATACCATCATTTTCAAATTCCTTCAATTTGTATACTGGAAATGCTCCGCGACACATGGCATCCATTTGATAAAGTTCTTTCTCGTTCTCTAATAAATTCGCTAACATTGTTTCTGGTTTACACGTTTCTGGAAATTGAGGATTAATCCCAAACACACATCCCACTTGGTTTTTAGGATTAATCTTATGTCCTAATTGGACTATTCTAGTACTTGCCAAAGCGGTATTATAAGCTATTCTTGCTACCGCTTCTTTTGGATTATCAAGTTCTTCATAATTAAGACCTGATAAATAATACGTAAAAAATTGTGAAGATACTGAATTAGGGTCTAAATGATTTATTTCATTAAAGGTAGACCAATAAGTCACTTTTCCATCTAGTCTTTTAAACATGACTTCAGCAAACTTTTCAAATAAATAGACAACTTTTCGATTAGACCAACCTTGATATTTACTAATTAACCTTGCTGGAAGTTCAAAATGAAATAAAGTGAGGATTGGTTCTATGTTGTATTCATTTAAAGTATCTACAACTGATTCATAAAAAGCTAATCCTTCTTCATTTGCTTTCTCATCATCTCCATTTGGAAAAATTCGAGACCAGTCTATGGAAATTCTTAATGCCGTGAAACCCATTTCTGCAAATAGCTGAATATCTTCTTTATACCGATTATAAAAATCAATTCCCTTATGAGACGGGTAGTAGTAACCCTCTCTTAATTCATTGTGAATTTCTCTATCAGTATTTTTGCTCCCCTTTGTTACCAAATCCATATTGGAGATACCTTTTCCTCCCTCTAAAAAACCACCTTCACATTGGTGGGCTGCAAGGCTACCACCCCATAAAAAATTTTTTTCCATTATTTTCATCTCCTTAAATAAATATCGTTAAAGCAATATCATCATTTAACTGATCTTCAAGAAACACAATATCTAAAAAATCAGCTGTATTAGTCACAATAACCATAATGGTAGAATCAAATCCTTTACTGTCTAATAATTGATAATCCACAGTAGCTAACTTATCCCCTACACTTATCTGATCCCCAACTTCCACATGAGATTCAAAACCTTCTCCCTCAAGATTAACTGTATCAATCCCAATATGAACTAAAACTTCAACTCCTTCTTTCGTTTTAATACCATAAGCATGTTTCGTTGGAAAAACAACAGTCACTTCTCCAGTTGTAGGTGACAAAATATCTTGATTATCAATATCTGGAATAAGTGCATATCCTTTTCCTAAAGCTTCACTTGCAAAAGCTTTATCTGAAACAGTTGATAATTCCACTATTTTTCCTGAAGAGACTTTAGATAAAAAAACTTGATTTGAGGTAAAAGTACTATTAACTAACCTATCATCTTTTGATTCATCTTTCTCTTCTCCCTGTCCTTCAGAAGGAATACCTAAACCATATGCAACAGCTGCTGCTAAAATGAATGAAACAATACAAGCAATAATCATCCAAACAAAGTTAGCTGTTCCACCTGCTAAAAAAGCTGGTAATCCTGCTAATCCCCATGCCATTGTCATTCCTTTTACTCCAGCAAGACCAGCGATTAACCCACCTATACCGCCACCTACAATAACTGCAATAAATGGTTTTCTGTATTTAAGGAATACACCAAATACAGCTGGCTCTGTAACTCCCATTAAAGCTGAGAAACCAATTGATGCAAATGTATCTTTTTCTTTTTTATTTTTTGTTTTCAGTAAGTAACCGATAATAGCGCCACAAACAGCAATATCTGAAATAGTGGCTGCTGGTGTAAAGATTGGATCAAAACCAAGTTCTGTAAAGAAATTAACAATAATTGGGAAAGTAAAATTCGCTGCTCCAAGAACAATTAAAAATGGTTGTGTTGCCGCATAAAGAGAAACAACAATCCAATAACCTACATTTTGAGCAAGTACATCAAATAACCAATTTAGTCCACTTCCAATCCACATGCCAATCGGACCAAAAGCTATTAACATAATTGGGAAAACTATCATCAACGATAACGCTGGAACAAAAAACATTTGAACAGATTTCGGAATAAATTTTTCTAAATATTTTGTGACAACACTTAATAACCAAACTCCTAGCAGAATAGGAATGAAGGTATTAGCATATTCGATAGTTGGTAAACTGTATCCAAAAATACTCAACCCTTCTGCTCCATTAATATTATTTGACATAGCAGCTGTTGCCAGCACCATAGCCACATAAGGATTTACTTTTAATCTTCTAGCCGATGATGCTGCCAAAAAGACTGGTAAAAATGTAAAAACTGATGTCTTCAAAGTTTCCATAATTTGATAAGTTGGACTCTCAGCTGATAATAGACCTGTTAATGAGAGAATACTTAAAAAACCAGCAATCATCCCGGCAGCTATTAAGACTTCTACTATAGAAGTCATTGACTCAGATATTACAGATAGTATAGCCATTGGAATTTTCTTTAGAGTTAACTTTTCGTCTGATACTGTCTCGTTATCTTCTCCCAAACCAATCATTTCCATAAACTCAGTATAAACATCTGTCACATGAGTTCCTATAATAATTTGAAAAGCCACATCGTTAGAGACCACATCAATAACACCATCTAGATTTTTTATCGCCTCAACATCGGCCTTCGTTTTGTCTTTTAGCGATAATCTCAACCTCGTCACACAGTGGGCAACACCTTGTATGTTATCTTTTCCACCTATTAAGTTAATTATTTCTTTATTTAATGCTTCGTATCTCATTTTAAGATTTCATCCTTTCTGTTAATCGATTAATATGCATCATCAGATATGTTTCTTCATTTAAAGAAATATCAACATCAAATTCTTTCTGTACATATATTTTTATTTTTTGGACGACTTTAAAAGCTTCTGGATAAATTTGACTAATTTGTTGATACAAAGGTAACGTACTATCATCAGATCCTTGTATTTCTTTTTTTACTATCCTTCTAATAAAATACTGTAAATGAGTTGAAAACCTCATAAAATTTGTCGAACTCTCGTTAATAGTAATATGAAAATGCTTTTCAATAATTGAGATAATATCACTTAATGTTTGCATTTCTAATAATCGAGTAGATTTTTCATCCTTATTATTAACTAAATTAACAAAGTGTAAGGCAATTGACACGGCTTCATCATCAGGTATCATGATTTTCTTTTCTTCCTCAATCATCTTCAAACAATTAAAACCTACATCAAAATGTAAAGGATAAAATCTTTTAACATCCCATACTAATGGACTAGAAATAAATTGATTTTTTTCAGCTCTTTCAAGCAAAAATTCAAGGTGGTCAAGTAACGTTAATGTCATATAATCACTAATCTTCACATTTAAATTTTTTTCCGCTTCTTCAATCATTTTATTGATTAAAATAATGTCGTTAGGATCTGATTTAGATAACAGATAGCTAAAATGCTCTAACATCTCATAAGAATCAAGAATATACATTTTATCAATTTCGGATTCCTTAATTAGTTGATTTTTCTTCTTTCGAAATCCTATTCCCTTTGAAACAATAAAAACTTCATGTCCACCCTTTTTTACTAATGCAACATTATTGTTAATTATCTGAACTATTTTCATTTATTTTTTCTCCTTCCTAAAAAAAGAACTCAAAAAAGCAAATAGGTTTATTTCATCCTAATCACTTTTCTGAGTTCTGCCTGATTTATCAGTAACATACCCAAGTCTATTACTACGGCGCAATAGACTAGTTCTTCTTCTTTTTTATTATTATCTAAATAGTATAATATCTTTTTTCATTAATATTGTCAACGCTTTCTATTAAAATTAGCTTCATCAAGAATTAGCACAATTATAGGCTCTTATAATAAGATTACGGACAAAGTGTTCGATGATATAATCTATTAAAGGAGCTTTTTATTATGACAACTAAAAGATATTCAGAAGAATTTAAACAATCAATGATTTCACTTAAACACAGTGGCCGGATAGCGTAAAATATTTTGTGTAAATAGAAATTTAGGGTAGAAAAAGAGAAAGTCCATTCTGTAAAATTAAAGTTACGACACAGAAATTTTATAGGAGGACTTTCTCATGACTCATTTTACTACAGAAATAATGGAAACACTAATTAATAAAGGTGATTTAGATGATTTATTTCGTCGTCATTTAGAACTCGCTATCAACTCATTATTACAGGCTGAATTAACAGCGTTTCTTGACTACGAAAAGTATGATAGAGCTGGATTTAATTCAGGTAATTCCCGCAATGGGAATTACTCACGTTCATTTAAAACAGAATATGGAGAATTAAATTTGGTGATTCCTAGAGATAGAAATGGAGAATTTTCCCAACAAACATTACCAGCCTATAAAAGAACCAATGATTCCTTAGAAACTACTATTATTCAGCTGTTTAAAAAAGGGATCACTATGTCTGAAATCTCTGATCTAATTGAAAAAATGTATGGTCATTATTACACACCACAAACTATTTCAAACATGAGTAAAATCGTATCTGAAGATGTTTTAGCTTTTAAAGAAAGAACTTTAGAAGCTAAATACTCAGTCATTTTTATGGATGCTACTCATATTCCTTTAAAGAGACAAACCGTATCAAAAGAAGCCGTTTATATTGTGATAGGCATTCGATTGGATGGAACCAAAGAGGTTCTAGGATTTACTATTGCTCCAACCGAATCTGCTTATGTTTGGAAAGAGATACTTCAAGATTTAAAAGATCGTGGTTTAGAAGAGGTTTTATTAGTTGTAACTGATGGTTTAAGTGGTATTCACGATAGTATCCATAGTGTCTATCCAAATGCTCAATTTCAACAATGTTGTGTCCATATCTCTAGAAATATTGCTCATAAGGTTCGTGTTAGTGATCGACAAGAAGTCTGTAATGATTTCAAATTGGTTTATCAAGCAGCTTCAAAAGAAGAAGCTATGAATCAAATAAGTTTTATGATAGATAAATGGAAAAAGCAGTATCCACGAGTAGTTAAATTACTCTTGAATCCTGCTATATTAACTTTCTATAACTTCCCACCATCAATCAGAAGAACTATCTACTCAACTAACTTGATTGAGGGATTTAATAAACAGTTAAAAAAATATACAAAGAGAAAAGAACAATTTCCTAATGAAGAATCTCTGGAGAGATTCCTTGTTTCTCAGTTCAATGAATATAACCAAAAATTTTTAGGCAGAGTACATAAAGGATTTAAGGAAATACAAGATACATTAGAATCAATGTTTTAACTTAAAAAAATGGAATGGATTTTCCATTTACACATAATTCTTGACGCAACCAGTGGCCGTTCAGCCACCTCTTCATCAAAGGAATATAACGTTAGTGTCTCTACAATTTGTAAATAGATTCAACAAGATGATCCTAGTAATACTAACATATTATCTATAAAAGAACGAGAATTAATAAAAGAAAATAAGCGGTTAAAGGAAGAAAATGATATTTGAAAGCGAGCGGCGGTGCTTTTGGCAAAAAGTTAATAAAACTAGGGAGAGAGACTGTTTTAAAGGTAGTCTCTCTTAATTTAAGTGCTGGACACCGCATTATTCGTATTTTAATGGTACTCAATATTCCTAGAACAACCTATAATGATTCTTCATTTATCTAAATGAGGAATACTAACATCAATTTTAAATCGAGTTAAAAGAAGATTAACTTGATTTAATTATTTTATTCGACTATTTTTGTCCGTAATCTTGACACAAGAGCCGAAGAGACTGACTTTAGATTTACTGTGAGTCTCTTTTTTATCTGTTTTCCTGACTTTACTTATCATGAAAATATACGTATACTGTTATGAGAATTTTAGAACAGTATGAAACCTTAAGAATGGAGAATACCGTGATGACAGATAATTTTTGGCAAGAATTACCAAAACCTTTTTTTGTGTTAGCCCCAATGGAAGATGTGACAGATGTCGTCTTTAGACATGTGATAAAAGAAGCAGGAGCACCTGATGTTTTTTTTACAGAATTTACTAATTCAGATAGTTACTGTCACCCAGAAGGTCGTGATAGTGTGAGAGGTCGCTTAGTTTTTACAGAAGATGAACAGCCTGTAGTGGCCCATATTTGGGGAAATAATCCTGAGTATTTTTCTCAGATGAGTATGGATTTAAAAGAAATGGGATTTAAAGGAATTGATATTAACATGGGCTGTCCTGTTCCTAATGTGGCGACAAGAGGTAAGGGAAGTGGTTTGATTTTAAGACCAGATGTAGCAGCTGAGTTAATTCAAGCAGCAAAGGCAGGAGGTCTTCCTGTTAGTGTCAAAACACGCATTGGTTTTTATAAGGTTGATGAAATGGAAGAGTGGATAACACATATATTAGAACAAGATATTGCTAATTTATCAATCCACTTAAGAACGCGTGAAGAGATGAGTAAAGCAGACTCTCATTTTGAGCTGATTCCTCAAATATTAGCTATTCGTGACCGTGTTGCACCAAATACTTTCATTACGATTAATGGTGACATTATGGATCGTCAAATGGGGGTAGAGTTAGTTAAAGAGTACGGAGTTGATGGCGTGATGATTGGCCGAGGTGTCTTTAAAAATCCTTATGCCTTTGAAAAAGAGCCTAGGGAGCATTCCTCTAAAGAATTATTAGACTTATTACGATTACAATTAGATCTTCAAGATCATTATTCAAAAGAGGTCCCAAGATCAATTGTTGGTTTGCATCGCTTTTTTAAAATTTATGTTAAGGGATTTCCTGGAGCAAGTGATTTAAGAGTGAAGTTGATGAATACCAAATCTACTGACGAAGTACGGATAATTTTAGATGATTTTTTTAAATAGTAGAAAAAGAGTGTAAAAAGCTTTGTTAGTTAGATTAGTCCAATAATTATAAATTAATGACCACTCATTATTTTTTTGATTATTGTTTCAATTTTTTAGACTTGTTCACATTTAAATTTTAAATAGGACACATTTTATTCGCAAGTAGGGGGTAATATATAGTTACACAAGAAGACAAACCTAAAAATCTTTTTTTGTTTCTTTTATTTACCTCTTTTAAAGATAAATAAAAATCAATCTCTAAAAAAACAATTGGCCAAACCGTCAGTTGTTTTTTTGCTTTATAAATAGAGATGAATTTTATTAAGATTTTTTGACATTCATCAGTGTATTAAGATATTCTTAATATTTATTCATTAAATGTCTGATTTTACACCATAAAATATTCACAACTTAAGGCTATGATATATGTATACCAACAAAACAACCCAAACAAACTTTTTTAATTTATTTACTCCTCCAAAGTAAATAAACAACTCCTTTTTACCTCTAGCTTTTGCTAGAGGTTTTTTTATTACTTATTATATGAGTTGTTATGTTAATGAATCTATTTATATTGGCTCTTCGTCAAATCGTGTTGATATTTAAAAATTGATAAAATAAGGGCATTAGAAGAAGGGGGATTTTTCCTCCTTCTTCTTTTTAATTAAATTGAAATGATTGACCTTGAATAAGGAAAATCCGTCGCTTAAAAGTTAAGAAATTTCGGTAACCATAGGCTGTTCGTTTGATAGCTTTGATTCGGTTGTTAATTCCTTCTAAAAAACCATTTGAATAAGAATAATTTAAAGCATTGGTAACACCTTGCCTGAAGGTTTGGAATGTTTTGAATTTGGCTTTAAATTCCTTAGGAAGCTCATTAGAGATAGAATGAGTTAATTCTAAAAATAAGTCTGAATCCTTTGTTTCATAAGCATATTTTAACTCTTGTATATAATCATATGCGATTTTTATAGTTGAGTTATAGGAAAGAAGTTCTTCAATGACACCAACTTGTGTCATACTTTTATTGAAAAGAGGATAATTACTATATGTAGTGGCACTTAATTGACTAGAGTCTTTTAAAAATAGTTTCCAATATTTTTTTATTCTCCGGTATTGTTTTGCTTCTTCATTATCATAACGTTTTAATTGATTCATTTCTTTTATTCTTAGTTGATTAAAAGAACGATTGATATGCTGAATGATATGGAATCTATCTGTCACAATCTCTGCATGTGGAAATACAGTTTTAAGAAGGCCACCGTAGTTGGCATTCATATCCATGACGAGAAACTTCACTTTTAACCGCTCTTTTCTGGAGTATTTCAGGAAGTACTTAATAAGAGAGAAGAGACGTCTATCTGGTAAAATATCAATAATCTTTTTACTTTCAGCATCAGCACAAATAAAGCTCATACCAGATTGACATGACTTAGTTGATTTAAATTCATCGACACATAGTACTTTTGGTAGATGTTGAAAGTTGGTTAGACAGTGGTTGGTAAAGTCGTATAAAACACGTTGTACCGTGTTATCAGAAACATGATGGAATCTAGCGATCTCTTTTCTTGAACGATCTTCTTTCAAATCTAAGGCGATTTGATACTTTAATGTTTTCGATATATGACAATAGTCATCGACTAACGCAGTATCAGCACTGAATGTTGTATGACATTCTTTACATAGATATCGTTCTCTTTTAAGTTCTAAATAAGTTGTGACCCTATTAAACTCTGGTAGTTGTGTTTTAGTAGTATAAGTACCATTTTTAACACACGTATTCTGATGACAAGAGGGGCATATTCTGTCTGGAGACGTTAGTCTTCCCCTTATTATATTTGAGCGTCTACCTCTAATAGTAGCCTCAGTTAACCAATCTTTTTCAAAAATAATAGATTTGTCTGTTAAATTAAGTAATTTTCTAGTATGATTATCCATGGGAACATCCTCCTAATAATTTGGTTTTTGTCGACTTTATTTTATCATGTTTGGATGTTCCTTTTTGTATTTAAAAACAAAAAATCGTATTAATGGAAACTATCCATCAACACGATTTATTATAGACCCTTTATATTATAAGTTTCTTAAACACTCTTCAAGATTTTTAACTAATTAGTTCATCGTTTATTCATAAATTGAAGCTATGATATATGTATACCAACAAACAACCCAAACAAACTTTTTAATTTATTTACTCCTCCAAAGTAAATAGAACAACTCCTTTTTGCTCCTAGTGAAAGCTAGGAGCTTTTTTGTTGTTATAATTGAAAAGGTAAAGATATTTTCATGGATAAAAACATAAGAGATTGATACAATAGGTGAGTTGAGTAGTATTAGGAGGAGAGTTATAATGAAATCAATGGATGCTATTAATCAATTTAGAGATGAACGTAACTGGAG contains:
- a CDS encoding PRD domain-containing protein, which encodes MKIVQIINNNVALVKKGGHEVFIVSKGIGFRKKKNQLIKESEIDKMYILDSYEMLEHFSYLLSKSDPNDIILINKMIEEAEKNLNVKISDYMTLTLLDHLEFLLERAEKNQFISSPLVWDVKRFYPLHFDVGFNCLKMIEEEKKIMIPDDEAVSIALHFVNLVNNKDEKSTRLLEMQTLSDIISIIEKHFHITINESSTNFMRFSTHLQYFIRRIVKKEIQGSDDSTLPLYQQISQIYPEAFKVVQKIKIYVQKEFDVDISLNEETYLMMHINRLTERMKS
- a CDS encoding tRNA dihydrouridine synthase, coding for MTDNFWQELPKPFFVLAPMEDVTDVVFRHVIKEAGAPDVFFTEFTNSDSYCHPEGRDSVRGRLVFTEDEQPVVAHIWGNNPEYFSQMSMDLKEMGFKGIDINMGCPVPNVATRGKGSGLILRPDVAAELIQAAKAGGLPVSVKTRIGFYKVDEMEEWITHILEQDIANLSIHLRTREEMSKADSHFELIPQILAIRDRVAPNTFITINGDIMDRQMGVELVKEYGVDGVMIGRGVFKNPYAFEKEPREHSSKELLDLLRLQLDLQDHYSKEVPRSIVGLHRFFKIYVKGFPGASDLRVKLMNTKSTDEVRIILDDFFK
- a CDS encoding ISL3 family transposase, with translation MDNHTRKLLNLTDKSIIFEKDWLTEATIRGRRSNIIRGRLTSPDRICPSCHQNTCVKNGTYTTKTQLPEFNRVTTYLELKRERYLCKECHTTFSADTALVDDYCHISKTLKYQIALDLKEDRSRKEIARFHHVSDNTVQRVLYDFTNHCLTNFQHLPKVLCVDEFKSTKSCQSGMSFICADAESKKIIDILPDRRLFSLIKYFLKYSRKERLKVKFLVMDMNANYGGLLKTVFPHAEIVTDRFHIIQHINRSFNQLRIKEMNQLKRYDNEEAKQYRRIKKYWKLFLKDSSQLSATTYSNYPLFNKSMTQVGVIEELLSYNSTIKIAYDYIQELKYAYETKDSDLFLELTHSISNELPKEFKAKFKTFQTFRQGVTNALNYSYSNGFLEGINNRIKAIKRTAYGYRNFLTFKRRIFLIQGQSFQFN
- a CDS encoding IS256 family transposase, encoding MTHFTTEIMETLINKGDLDDLFRRHLELAINSLLQAELTAFLDYEKYDRAGFNSGNSRNGNYSRSFKTEYGELNLVIPRDRNGEFSQQTLPAYKRTNDSLETTIIQLFKKGITMSEISDLIEKMYGHYYTPQTISNMSKIVSEDVLAFKERTLEAKYSVIFMDATHIPLKRQTVSKEAVYIVIGIRLDGTKEVLGFTIAPTESAYVWKEILQDLKDRGLEEVLLVVTDGLSGIHDSIHSVYPNAQFQQCCVHISRNIAHKVRVSDRQEVCNDFKLVYQAASKEEAMNQISFMIDKWKKQYPRVVKLLLNPAILTFYNFPPSIRRTIYSTNLIEGFNKQLKKYTKRKEQFPNEESLERFLVSQFNEYNQKFLGRVHKGFKEIQDTLESMF
- a CDS encoding glycoside hydrolase family 1 protein, translating into MEKNFLWGGSLAAHQCEGGFLEGGKGISNMDLVTKGSKNTDREIHNELREGYYYPSHKGIDFYNRYKEDIQLFAEMGFTALRISIDWSRIFPNGDDEKANEEGLAFYESVVDTLNEYNIEPILTLFHFELPARLISKYQGWSNRKVVYLFEKFAEVMFKRLDGKVTYWSTFNEINHLDPNSVSSQFFTYYLSGLNYEELDNPKEAVARIAYNTALASTRIVQLGHKINPKNQVGCVFGINPQFPETCKPETMLANLLENEKELYQMDAMCRGAFPVYKLKEFENDGIQLEIEESDKADFRNGTLDFMGLNYYMSSVTPNEESENEALFGGIQNKYLELSEWGWAIDPVGFRYTMNWLYRRYQLPMIITENGFGAEDTLLPGNIIEDDYRISYLESHIKEMMKAIEEDYVDCFGYLSWAPIDLVSASTGEMSKRYGFIFVDLDDNGNGSGKRIKKKSFEWYKKVILTNGESLK
- a CDS encoding beta-glucoside-specific PTS transporter subunit IIABC gives rise to the protein MRYEALNKEIINLIGGKDNIQGVAHCVTRLRLSLKDKTKADVEAIKNLDGVIDVVSNDVAFQIIIGTHVTDVYTEFMEMIGLGEDNETVSDEKLTLKKIPMAILSVISESMTSIVEVLIAAGMIAGFLSILSLTGLLSAESPTYQIMETLKTSVFTFLPVFLAASSARRLKVNPYVAMVLATAAMSNNINGAEGLSIFGYSLPTIEYANTFIPILLGVWLLSVVTKYLEKFIPKSVQMFFVPALSLMIVFPIMLIAFGPIGMWIGSGLNWLFDVLAQNVGYWIVVSLYAATQPFLIVLGAANFTFPIIVNFFTELGFDPIFTPAATISDIAVCGAIIGYLLKTKNKKEKDTFASIGFSALMGVTEPAVFGVFLKYRKPFIAVIVGGGIGGLIAGLAGVKGMTMAWGLAGLPAFLAGGTANFVWMIIACIVSFILAAAVAYGLGIPSEGQGEEKDESKDDRLVNSTFTSNQVFLSKVSSGKIVELSTVSDKAFASEALGKGYALIPDIDNQDILSPTTGEVTVVFPTKHAYGIKTKEGVEVLVHIGIDTVNLEGEGFESHVEVGDQISVGDKLATVDYQLLDSKGFDSTIMVIVTNTADFLDIVFLEDQLNDDIALTIFI